One window of the Notolabrus celidotus isolate fNotCel1 chromosome 23, fNotCel1.pri, whole genome shotgun sequence genome contains the following:
- the LOC117807170 gene encoding thioredoxin-like, with the protein MVKEVESEEEFRQILKDAGDKLVVVDFTATWCGPCKQIGPKFDEESKKPENANVIFLKVDVDEAEDVSKSCEIKCMPTFQFYKNGAKIDEFSGANYPTLVEKLKAHRT; encoded by the exons ATGGTTAAAGAAGTGGAAAGTGAG GAAGAGTTCCGTCAAATCCTGAAGGATGCTGGAGACAAGCTGGTGGTAGTGGACTTCACGGCCACGTGGTGCGGCCCCTGTAAACAGATCGGCCCAAAGTTTGAT GAGGAGTCCAAAAAACCTGAAAACGCTAACGTGATTTTCCTGAAGGTGGACGTGGATGAGGCTGAG GATGTGAGTAAATCCTGCGAGATCAAGTGTATGCCTACATTCCAATTTTACAAGAATGGAGCAAAG ATCGACGAGTTCTCCGGTGCTAACTATCCCACACTTGTTGAGAAACTGAAAGCTCACAGGACATAA